One Calditrichota bacterium DNA window includes the following coding sequences:
- a CDS encoding hydrogenase iron-sulfur subunit produces the protein MEQSQPFEPKIVAFACNWCSYAGADNAGVNRIQYSPQFRVIKTMCSGRVSPAHILKAFEMGADGVLVSGCHFGDCHYLFGNYRAVEQFEKAKKLIRLLGLEEERLRLEWVSAAEGVRWARLINEFVAQITRLGPSPLSRNGRK, from the coding sequence ATGGAACAGTCGCAGCCATTCGAGCCCAAGATCGTGGCCTTTGCCTGCAACTGGTGTAGCTACGCGGGCGCCGACAACGCCGGGGTCAACCGCATTCAGTACTCACCCCAGTTCCGGGTCATCAAGACCATGTGTTCGGGGCGGGTGAGCCCGGCGCACATCCTCAAGGCCTTCGAGATGGGCGCCGACGGGGTGTTGGTCTCCGGCTGTCATTTCGGCGATTGCCACTACCTGTTCGGCAACTACCGGGCGGTGGAGCAGTTCGAGAAGGCTAAGAAACTCATCCGGCTATTGGGGTTGGAGGAGGAACGCTTGCGCTTGGAGTGGGTTTCGGCTGCCGAAGGGGTGCGCTGGGCTCGGCTGATCAACGAGTTCGTCGCGCAGATCACGCGGCTTGGGCCGAGTCCGCTGTCGCGGAACGGGAGAAAGTAG